TACGCAGGATATTGCGGTCGACGACGGCCATCCTCTCCACCGTCCAGTGCTCGGAACTCTCCTCGATGACGCCGTCGATCTCCCCCATGTGTTCCGTGACGCCTTCAAGGAGCAGACGGCAATACTCATGGGCGGCGCTCCCCCTGGAAAACCTCCTGAGCACCGTGAGCGCCGCCTCGCCGGGGCCCGCGCCCGAGAGGTCCATCTGGTAGAGCCCCTGCAGCGCCGCTTCACGGGCCTTTCTTCTCTCTGTCATGGGGAAACTAAACCAAAGGGGAGGTCTCCGCC
Above is a window of Deltaproteobacteria bacterium DNA encoding:
- the nusB gene encoding transcription antitermination factor NusB; this translates as MTERRKAREAALQGLYQMDLSGAGPGEAALTVLRRFSRGSAAHEYCRLLLEGVTEHMGEIDGVIEESSEHWTVERMAVVDRNILRMAVFELLYRRETPYRVVIDEAVELAKSFGADESAAFINGILDRAAQTLGLKEQ